The segment TACTATTTACTCACTACTACTAATACTTAGTACAGTTGACTACGGATTGGAGCTCAATTTAACAAGTCCAATAGGTCATAGGACGGTATTACTCCTGGCGGATTTTCTAGCTAGGAATTTTACAAATAAAAGTGTAACTTACCCAAAAATAAGTATCCAATACTAGCTTCTATGCCAACAGCTTATACAACTCGTTCGGATAAAAGATTCTATGGATTTGCTACCTCTCAAGCCCATAGCTCAGGAATATATTCCCCGATTTCAGTATATTTAGTCTAGTAACTGTGCGTTAATTAATTAAACGATCGTTTAATTGTATGAAGAATTAAGCAGAAAATAAATGTTTTCGTATCGTCACATGTTAAAATTTTAAGTGACAATGAATTTGGCTCTTTCTGATGAGTTTCAAACTTCATGTATTTTGTAGGTTCGATGAACGTTTGAATATATTGTAAGCTTAAGGTCCATAGACCGATTGTATCTATAGAAACTATATAAAATATGACACTTTTCGTGTTAAGGATGGTTGTATGATGTTCATCTAAGAATtgcatatataaatatgtatatatctgtGTAAGTTAGATTATAAACAAATTGGGAGGGATGTTGAACTTGTTAAATTTAATTCTTCCCACATATATAACCTACTGCACGAACTTAAGAACATCCCCTGCAGGACTATGAAAAGAAGAGTGTTATACTCAACTTTTCTATCTGAAAGGGATGAAAGCAAAAATCCCCAAGATTATCTGCTCGAACACCACTATTAATTTCTTAGATGAATAACCAACATTGGCGGACATGTGCCAAAATCCATGTCAGAAAAGGCGGAAACATAGAGATCAAACAGAAACCACACAATAAATCAACTTAGGCGCTAGGATGAACATTTTTATATCAATGCTTTGATGTTAAGCATCAGATTGCAGAATCTCTGTGCTGCGGAAGATTTGGTTCAAAGTAACGACAGGCAACAGCCAAATCGATTTGGAAGTTAGAAAGAAAGAGGGGAGTTGTTTTTGGGAGCTTGATGAACTTGTTTTGCTTTGGGGATGCTGTTGGACCCGTTTGCACTTTTATTGATACGACTGTTTCATTTTAGCATCTACTAACAGATTATACGCGTATATAGTATGTGAAACCGTTGTTTGGCATTTGCTCAGCTGTCGCCATGTGACGATTTTTTTGGTGCAACTGTTGTTGTCGGTTTTATGGGTGCGGGCGCATCCAATATGTCATCCCATAACTCAGAAACACAATTGAATGCAAGTTGTAGCAATTTGTTAGGTGAATCAACTGGATTAAGAACCATATAAAAAGACTCGACCCGACCAGAGTCAGATATCAGTCAACGTTCGTTCACGGCACGACAGCAATCAACAACCAAAAATGTTCAAGTTTGTGAGTAGCTCAAAGGACAGCCAGGGGACTCGAAGTTCTAATGGGTGAATCTCCATCTTCTCCGTCTAGGTGATGGTGTTCGCAGTTTTGGGATTGGCCGCCGCCGGCGTAGCGCATGTTCCCCATCCTCAGGTATCCCACCAAGTGGGACGCTCCGAGGATGTCCATGCCGAGGTCAAGTCCGAGCACAGCGATATTCGCGCCGACGGCTTCGATGCTGATCTCCTGGTGTCCAACAGCATCCAGCAGGCTTCTAGCGGTGATGTCCATGGCAACATCCACGGCAGCTTCAGCTGGATCTCGCCCGAGGGCGAGCACGTTGAGATCAAGTATGTGGCCGACGAGAATGGCTCCCAGCCCGTGGGTGCCGTGCTCCCCACTCCACCACCAATCCCAGAGGCCATTGCCCGTGCCGTTGCCTGGCTGGAGGCGCACCCACAGGTCCCCGAGCCCGTTCACCATTCCCATCACTAAGGCCCCACCCTGAATACCGATCGCACCATGGACTGTTCTCTGGATACCTTTCTTTACCTAGTTTATAAGAGTTCTTCTTTACTTTCAAATACATGCAAATGATTGCTAATGATTACATTAACGAGATCATGATTTTGACTTTGCTACTTTCGATTGCAATCAACTGTAACATAACGGTTTCGACCTGTCCAACGGGTTTGCTACATTCGAATTTCGCTTTCGATTCTCGCAACTTTTTAGCACAATTAATTGATGTTTTATTGCGTTCAATAAAGATGTCATGTCCGCCAAAGTAACACAACATTTTAAGAAAACGTGTTCTTCGGTGCCTTGTAAAAGTAACAGAGGGTATATGAAGTTCAAGAACATATCATGTTCAGGGAAGATCAAGACCTCTGAAACTCCAAGTCATCCCTGGTATCTTTGCTACACATTTGCTGttaatttttttatacccgatactcaaaatgagtattggggtatattagatttgtggtaaaagtggatgtgtgtaacgtccagaaggaatcgtttccgaccccataaagtatatatatatattcagcatcaatagccgagtcgattgagccatgtctgtctgtccgtctgtccgtccgtccgtctgtccgtccccttcagcgcctagtgctcaaagactataagagctagagcaacgatgttttgtatccagacttctgtgatatgtcactgctacaaaaatatttcaaaacttcgccccgcccacttccgcccccacaaaggacgaaaatctgtggcatccacatttttaaagatacgataaaaccaaaaacgcagaatcgtagaggatgactatgttttagaatgtaagatctcaaccagatcgtataattattatagccagaatcaagaaaacaatttcattctttctcgctctgtctctctctaacacacaagtttcatggtcggttttgccaattgcaaaatatgagttcaaggatctcagaacctataagagccagagcaaccaaatttggtatccacactcctgtgatatcgaacccTGACCGTTTCATGTCCAAATTtcgacacacccccttccgcccccgcaaaggacgaaaatctggcgcatccacaaatctcagagactattaaggctagagtaaccaaatttggtatccgcacttctgttagatctcactataaaacgtatatctcagaatttcgccccacccccttccgcccccacaaaggacgaaaatctgttgcatcc is part of the Drosophila miranda strain MSH22 chromosome Y unlocalized genomic scaffold, D.miranda_PacBio2.1 Contig_Y1_pilon, whole genome shotgun sequence genome and harbors:
- the LOC117190880 gene encoding larval cuticle protein 1-like produces the protein MFKFVMVFAVLGLAAAGVAHVPHPQVSHQVGRSEDVHAEVKSEHSDIRADGFDADLLVSNSIQQASSGDVHGNIHGSFSWISPEGEHVEIKYVADENGSQPVGAVLPTPPPIPEAIARAVAWLEAHPQVPEPVHHSHH